In a genomic window of Tachysurus vachellii isolate PV-2020 chromosome 13, HZAU_Pvac_v1, whole genome shotgun sequence:
- the LOC132856268 gene encoding calcitonin gene-related peptide-like isoform X2 has protein sequence MFMMKISAVLAVFILSVCHLYSSHAAPIRPALDSLSDRVVLSDYEARRLLNAIVKEFVHMTVESDQRIDNNSSVVVQKRACNTATCVTHRLADFLSRSGGSSSSNFVPTNVGSHAFGRRRRNGHA, from the exons ATGTTCATGATGAAGATCTCTGCAGTCCTCGCTGTCTTCATTCTCAGTGTCTGTCACCTGTACAGCTCACACGCAGCGCCAAtcag acctGCATTAGACTCTTTATCAGACCGGGTGGTTCTAAGTGATTATGAAGCTCGCAGGTTACTGAACGCCATCGTTAAAGAGTTTGTGCATATGACAGTGGAATCAGATCAGAGGATTGACAACaacag cAGTGTAGTGGTGCAGAAGCGAGCATGTAACACTGCAACGTGTGTCACACACCGACTGGCCGACTTCCTGAGTCGTTCAGGTGGCTCGAGCAGCAGCAACTTTGTTCCCACCAACGTGGGCTCACATGCTTTCGGGCGGCGCCGGAGAAATGGACATGCATGA
- the LOC132856268 gene encoding calcitonin-like isoform X1, translating to MFMMKISAVLAVFILSVCHLYSSHAAPIRPALDSLSDRVVLSDYEARRLLNAIVKEFVHMTVESDQRIDNNSESRVLVKRCSSLSTCVLGKLSQELHKLQTFPRTDVGAGTPGKKRSANYGEKLDIA from the exons ATGTTCATGATGAAGATCTCTGCAGTCCTCGCTGTCTTCATTCTCAGTGTCTGTCACCTGTACAGCTCACACGCAGCGCCAAtcag acctGCATTAGACTCTTTATCAGACCGGGTGGTTCTAAGTGATTATGAAGCTCGCAGGTTACTGAACGCCATCGTTAAAGAGTTTGTGCATATGACAGTGGAATCAGATCAGAGGATTGACAACaacag CGAGAGCAGAGTGCTGGTGAAACGCTGCTCGAGCCTCAGCACCTGTGTCCTTGGAAAACTTTCACAAGAGCTGCACAAATTACAGACGTTCCCGCGGACTGATGTTGGTGCGGGGACGCCTGGCAAGAAACGCAGCGCCAACTATGGGGAAAAGCTCGATATTGCCTAA